One Apostichopus japonicus isolate 1M-3 chromosome 14, ASM3797524v1, whole genome shotgun sequence genomic window carries:
- the LOC139980396 gene encoding cysteine-rich hydrophobic domain-containing protein 2-like has product MADFDAITYEDDGEESTAFVDNYVFTNVPDPIFIRGSGHLTVFGLSHRYNSEFPPVLAAKLAPEEYKATVDRVNSILRKTMPMNVKWLVCGCLCCCCTLGCSLAPTIHITKRTKHMIKKVLELENRRLYYKLGLNWTLCKEKCESGNMEEYILKIEFVAKLNIQEPD; this is encoded by the exons ATGGCAGATTTTGATGCCATAACTTACGAGGATGATGGCGAAGAAAGCACTGCTTTTGTCGACAACTATGTCTTTACGAATGTTCCAGATCCAATTTTCATTAGAGGATCAGGTCATCTTACAGT ATTTGGCCTCAGTCATAGATACAACTCAGAATTTCCACCAGTTTTAGCTGCCAAG CTTGCTCCTGAGGAGTACAAGGCAACTGTCGATAGAGTCAACAGCATTCTTAGGAAGACCATGCCGATGAATGTCAAGTGGCTGGTGTGTGGCTGTCTCTGCTGTTGTTGTACATTAGGCTGTTCCTTAGCTCCAACAATACACATTACTAAAAGG ACGAAACATATGATCAAGAAGGTACTAGAATTGGAAAATAGAAGATTGTACTACAAGTTAGGCTTGAACTGGACTCTATGTAAAGAAAAATGTGAATCCGGCAATATGGAAGAATAT ATACTGAAAATTGAATTTGTGGCAAAATTAAACATCCAGGAACCAGACTGA